The genomic segment CAATGAGGAGCTTGATAAGCTGATGGCAGATATCGCAAATACGCAGGTAGATAAAGAAAAATCCACTGAAGCGGCAAAACAGCTGTCCATGCTTGAAGAAAAAAATGTAAAGCTGACAGAGCTTGAAGAGCAGCTGATGCAAAACTATGAATCCGCCATCGTAGATGAAGAAAACAACGTTTATAAAGTCGTCGTAGCGAGCGAGAAGCTGGAGAAAAATCAAGCAGCTGATATTGTGGATCTCGTTATGAAAAAAATGGAAATCAATGCAGATCAGGTATCGGTGCAATTTGTACCTTAATTAATCGTTGCCAGAGCAGAAAATCCCGGACGTCAGTTAAGCTGGCACTTCCGGGATTTTTCTTATGCCCCATCATGCACGGCACTCGCCCTGCGCCTATATAATGTAAAAAAGTAAAAAGGAGCTAACGACACATTATGTATCGCTATTATCCTGCCCATCCCCATCAAATGGCCAAATCGCTTCATCCTGTATGCTGGACATCATCCAGCATGGAATTGAACCGCAAACTGCGGACATTGTGGGTACAGCATGTGTACTGGACAAGATTGACGGTGAACAGCATCGTTGATCGTCTTGGTGATGAACAAGCAACGACCGCTAGGCTGCTAAGGAACCCTACAGACTTTGCAGCGGCGCTTGAACCTTTGTATGGCAAGGTGATTGCGGCAAGGTTTGCCGAACTGCTGAGGGAGCATCTTGTCATTGCAGCTGAACTCGTCAAGGCTCTCCAGGCTGGCGATAACGCAGCGGCAGCGGATGCACAAAAACGCTGGTATATGAATGCAGAAGCCATTGCCGACTTCCTTGGCCAAATTAATCCTTATTGGTCCAAAGAGGAATGGAAGAGGATGCTCGATGAGCATCTTAGGCTGCTTACCGGCGAAGTAGCGGCACGACTTGCTAAAAACTATGAGCAAAACGTCGCCCTGGGCGATCCCATCGAAGCGCAGGCAATGGGAATGGCAGATGTCATGACGAACGGAATTATCCGGCAGTTTCCTTCTTTATTTTCCAATTGATCAAAATGATCAAAAAAGAGCGCAGTTCAGGCATTGTTTTTATGGCCTGGACTGCGTTTTTTAATGATGCGCGGTTCAATTTTTGCCTGTTTCGTCCATTATGTTCAATGCAGCGACTGAAGCTATAGAGTGCTTAGAACGATTTTCACGAAGGGAACAGGCAGCTGTTTAAGGGTTATTTTATGCATTTGTAAAAAATAATTCGTGTTCCTCAGCGTTTATGATATAATGTTAAACGTTATTGTGCCCATTAATAAAAGTGAACAATGCAAGCTAAGCTACTATGCGGTTTTGCTGCCGCAAAACTAGGCGAAAGCTTACGAAGCGGTTTTGCTACCGCAAAACTAAGTGGATGCTTACGAAGCGGTTTTGCTACCGCAAAACTTTAAGGAGTGAAACATTCATGTTCAAATTGAGCGAGATTAAAGAATTGATCAAGCTGGTCGATCAAACCTCCGTTCATGAGCTGGAAATCGAAAACGAAGGGACTCGCCTGCTAATTCGCAAGCCCGGGAAAACGGAAGTCGTCAATGTGCAAGCAGCCCCGCTAACGCATACATATTCACAGCAGCCTGCTCCCGTTTACACACAGGCGCCTGCTATTGAGCCAGCTTCGCAGTCTACAGCGTCTGAGACGCCTGCAGCGCGCGCTGCAAGTGAGAATTTGCACCAAATCACTTCCCCGATGGTTGGTACGTTTTACAGCTCGCCAAGCCCTGATGCTGCGGTATTCGTCAAGCCAGGGGATCGCGTATCCGAGAAAAGCGTCGTTTGCATATTGGAAGCGATGAAGCTAATGAACGAGCTGGAAGCGGAAGTGCGCGGCGAAATCGTCGAAGTGCTTGTAACGAATGGCCAATTGGTGGAATACGGGCAGCCGCTATTTCTGGTGAAGCCGGAATAACAGCATTGCTCCTTCTGGGAGAACTAGCCATTTGAAAGGAGTAACAATGTGAATTTCCAAAAAATTCTTATTGCCAACCGCGGCGAAATCGCCGTGCGTATTATTCGCGCATGTCGCGAACTGGGCATTACAAGCGTAGCCGTTTATTCGGAGGCGGATCGCGATTCGCTCCATGTGCGCCTTGCAGATGAAGCTTATTGCATCGGGCCTACTTTGTCGAAGGACAGCTATTTGAATTTAACGAACCTGATGAGCGTTGCTACCATAACGGAATGCGATGCGATTCACCCAGGCTATGGCTTCCTTGCTGAAAATGCGAATTTCGCGGAGCTTTGCGAATCGTGCAACATTACGTTTATCGGGCCTTCGCCTGAGGCGATTAGCAAAATGGGCGACAAGGCGGTAGCCAAGCAAACGATGCAGCAGGCGAACGTTCCCGTTATTCCAGGCTCTGAAGGCATCATTGATACCATGGAAGAAGCGGTTGAAGTTGCACGTCAAATCGGCTATCCCGTTATTATTAAAGCGACAGCAGGCGGCGGCGGCAAAGGCATCCGTATTGCTGACAGCGAGGAAATGCTCGTTTCGCAAATTACGACAGCGCAGCAGGAAGCACAGAAATCTTTCGGCAATGCAGGCGTCTATTTAGAAAAATATTTGACAGGCATGAAGCACGTCGAAGTTCAAATTATGGCGGACAAGCATGGCAACGCTGTGCATCTTTTTGAACGCGATTGCTCGGTTCAGCGTCGTCGCCAAAAATTGGTCGAAGAAGCGCCTTGTCCGGTTTTGTCTCCTGAGCTTCGTGAAGCGATGGGACAAGCGGCTGTTCGCGCAGCGCTTTCCGTTCAATATTCAGGCGCAGGTACGCTTGAATTTTTGCTTGGTCCAGACGGCCAGTTTTATTTTATGGAAATGAATACTCGGATTCAGGTTGAACATCCCGTTACAGAGATGATAACGAATGTCGATCTGATAAAAGAGATGATTTCCGTAGCGGAAGGCAATCCTCTTTCCTTTAAGCAGGAAGATCTTGCGATTAATGGATGGTCGATAGAATGCCGGATTAACGCCGAGGATTCCGAGCGCAATTTTATGCCGTCTCCTGGACACATTCCGTTCTATCTGGCGCCAGGCGGTACAGGCGTGCGGGTCGACAGCGCGGTTTATCCGGGTTATACGATTTCGCCGCATTACGACTCCATGATTGCCAAGCTGATCGTTTGGGGAAGAACGCGTGAGGAAGCGATTGCCCGCATGAAGCGAGCTTTGTCTGAATTCGCGATTGAAGGCATAAAAACAACGATTCCTTTCCATCAAAAACTGTTGGAGCATCCAAAGTTTATTGAAGGAAATTTTGATATCAAGTTCCTCGAGGAATATGATGTTTTCCATCCAGAGCAGGCTGCGGCAAAAGCTGGGGACAATCTGTAATGGTTTGTCATATTTCATGGCGAATGATATAGTATAGAAATAAGATGCGGAAGCTTTACCCGTCCGATGCAGGGCGGGACGCGCAACTTTAGGGAGGTGTAAAGCTATCATGAGTACAACAGCAACGGAGTATGAGAAAACGGACATTGGCGTTATTCAAATCGCACCCGAGGTTATTGAAGTCATTGCTGGACTGGCTACAGTTGAGGTGCCTGGTGTAGCTGGCATGAGCGGCGGTTTCGCAGGCGGAATCGCAGAGATGCTTGGCCGTAAAAATTTGTCTAAAGGCGTTAAAGTTGATGTTGGACAGCGTGAGGCGGCGATTGATGTATCCATTATTGTGGAATATGGCAACCGCATTCCAGAAATCGCTTCGGAAATTCAGCGTAATGTGAAACGTTCGATTGAAACGATGACAGGTCTTCATGTTATTGAAGTGAACGTACATATTCACGATGTTCATTTCAAAGCTGCTGAGAAGCCGGTAGAGGAAGACCAACTGCTGCGCGTCAAGTAATAACTGCATGGAAGAGAATTGACTATAACCCCCTCGTGATCGGCATGCCGCTCGGCGCAAGGGGGTTTTCATTCGGTCTGCCCGGAGGAGGCATTTGCATTGTTTAGAATTGTGGACAAGCTGCTATTGTTTATTTATAGCATCGTAATCGGTGCCGCTTCCATTATGATCGCATGTATTGGCTTTAATTGGATTTCGAAGCGTGCGCTTCTTACGGCTTTAGACCGTATGTTTGAGCAGCCATCGATCCAGATTTCCGTTATGATTGCTGGGATCGTATTATTTTTGCTCAGCTTGAGATTTTTTATTGTTTCCTTGCATCGAGGTTCTGCAGCTCCGCCTTCAATTGATCAACGGACAGATTTTGGCGACATTCGCATTTCCATTGAAACGATTGAAAATCTAGCCCTCAAAGCAGCTTCCAAGCGTCGCGGGGTTAAAGATTTGCGTGCGCGCATTCGTACTTCCGACTCTGGCCTTGACATTGTGCTTCGCGTGTTTGTTGATGGAGAAAGCTCAATCCCAACGCTCACGGAAGAGATTCAGCTTGCTGTCAAAAGCCATATTGAGGATATTACAGGGATACCAGTTTCAAATGTGACGGTATTTGTGGCGAATGTCATTCAGACAGGCATGTACAAGAGTCGCGTGGAATAGAGGTGGGCTAGCGGATGTGGAGGGAATTTTGGGTTCATTACGGAAAGCGGACAATTGGCGCAGCAGCAGGACTCTTTTTTGGCTTCGTGTATTTGTTTGCAGGTTTTTGGGATATGCTGGTTTTTATGCTGCTCATCTCAATTGGATATTGGATAGGCAAGAAGAAAGACTTGCGGCAGGATCCGGCCGCTCGATGGCAGCAAGTGTGGAGCGTATTAATGGAAAGATTTCGCCCGTTTAGATAATCCTGTGGTCTCCTCCGTTCTCCGGAAGCCGGATTGCCGGTTGTTCGAGGCAGGGAGGAGATCATAGGTTTTTTTGAAGTTCTAAGACTTTATAAGTGAAATGCTTATAATGGGCTTCTATTTTACCGCGAAACGGAAGCTTTGCCGCTAAAGGACGGCTTCAGCCGTTTACGCTAGCAATAATAAATTTCAGTAAGCAGTGCAACTGCTTTGGAGGTCCCATGAAACGTAGATTAGCGAGAGAAATTGCAGTATCAAGTTTGTACCAGATGGAAATGAATGAAGTTACGGCTGATGAAGCGGTAGACATGCTTCTTGAAGAGGCGCATTCTGCCAATGAGATCGGCGCGGAGCCAGGGGATATTGGCAACACGGATGATGATTTTGTAAGACAGCTTGTGATGGGCGTCGCGGAGCGCAAAGCGGCGATTGACGACATGCTGCAGGATCATTTGACCGGCTGGCAGGTAGACCGTCTGTCTCGGGTAGACCGCCAGGTTTTGCGTCTGGCTTGTTTTGAGATGGTATTCAGCAACGATGTACCGCCGAAAGCGGTTATAAATGAAGCAATTGAACTCGCTAAGCATTTTGGCACGGAAGAGTCTGGCAAGTTCGTAAATGGCGTGTTAGGCAAGCTGATTAGCGGACTTGAGCAACTGAAAGCCGAGCCTGATCATACAAACTAGGAAACCGCCGGCACAGAAGGCCGGTCGGCAAGAAGGGGAGCGACACATTATGAGCGCACATATCATTTTAGGCAAACAGATTTCGGATCTTATTCGTGAGGAAATTGGGGCAGATACGGCTTCGCTTAAAGAAAAGGGTGTTGTTCCGGGTCTTGCAGTTGTATTGGTTGGAGATGATCCTGCTTCTAAAGTATACGTCGGTTCCAAGGAAAAAGCCTGCCAGCAGCTGGGGTTATATTCCGAGGTTCACCGTTTGGCCGAATCGGCATCGGAAGAGGAAGTTTTGGCGCTGATCGCCAAGCTAAATGTTCAGGATAATATTAACGGTATTTTGGTGCAGCTGCCGCTGCCTAAACATATTAACGAGAAAGCCGTTATCGACGCGATTCGCGTGGAAAAGGATGTAGACGGCTTCCATCCGGAAAGTGTGGGTAATCTGGTAATAGGCGATGACAGCTTGCTGCCATGTACGCCAGCGGGCGTTATTGAACTGATTAAACGCAGCGGCGTTAATATTGCAGGCAAGCATGCCGTTGTCATTGGAAGAAGCAATATTGTCGGAAAGCCTGTCGCAATGCTGCTGCTTAGAGAGCATGCTACGGTGACGATTTGCCATTCCAAAACAGCCAACATGGAAGAGATCGCAAAGCAGGCGGACATTCTTGTCGTAGCGATTGGCAAAGCGAAAGCGATTGACAGCAGGTTTGTGAAGCCAGGAGCAGTCGTTATTGATGTTGGCATTAACCGTCTGCCTGATGGCAAGCTGGCGGGCGATGTGGATTACGAGGATTGCCTGGAAACAGCTGGTTATATTACGCCAGTACCTGGCGGCGTTGGCCCGATGACGATTACGATGCTGATCCAGAACACAATTAAGGCAGCCAAACGCGCAAACGGAATCGGAGAGTAAGGCGATGAAAGAACAGCCGCGGGTTTATTCGATAAAGGACATTAACCGATATATCCGGATGAAAATGGACTCGGACGCTGTGCTTGGCGATGTATGGCTGCGCGGAGAGATTTCTAATTTTACGCATCATTCCAGCGGCCATATGTATTTTACACTTAAGGATAAAGACAGTCGGTTGAAATGCGTCATGTTTGCCTCGCATAACCAGCGGCTGCCTTTTATTCCTCGTGAAGGTGCTAAAGTGATGGCGCGCGGAAACATTTCTGTCTATGAGCGGGATGGCAACTATCAATTTTATGTTTCTGCAATGCAGCCAGATGGTATTGGGAGCTTGTACCTCGCTTTCGAGCAGCTCAAGAGCAAGCTGGAGGAAGAAGGGCTGTTTGCCGCTGAGCGCAAACGCCCGATCCCACGCTTTCCTGGGGCGATCGGACTCATTACTTCGCCAACAGGGGCAGCAGTCCGCGATATGATGATTACACTGCAGCGCCGCTATCCTGCTGCGCGTATTTATGTTTATCCGGTATTAGTGCAAGGGGCGCAAGCAGCACCTTCCATTTCACATGCGATAGAAGCAATGAACCGTTTTGGAGAAATCGACGTATTAATTGTAGGGCGCGGCGGCGGCTCGCTTGAGGAGCTTTGGGCGTTTAATGAAGAGCAGGTAGCACGCAGCATAGCGGCATCCGCTATTCCAATCATTAGCGCCGTCGGCCATGAGACCGATTACACGATTGCTGATTTCGTTGCAGACTTGCGGGCGGCGACGCCTACGGCAGCGGCTGAGCTGGCTGTACCGCATGCAGCCGAGCTGGAGAAGCATTTAAGCAGGCAGCGCCAGCAATTGGAGCAGTCGCTGCGCCAGCTCATTCGCAGCCGCAAGGAGCAGCTCGCCCGTGTGCGCCGTTCGCCATTTTTCCTTTATCCTCGCAAATATTTGCTGGAGCAGGCGCAGCGTCTTGATCTGCTGGAGGAGCGCTTGCGCCAGCGGACGCAAAATGCAGCACACCGCGGGCGAAGCAGGCTGGAGCGTTTGCAAGCGACGCTTGCCGGGCATCATCCAGGGCAGCGCGTGCAGTTTGCGGCAAGCAGGCTCAGAGGAACTTCGAAACGGCTGGAACAGATTATCCAGCAAACGCTGCAGGAGAAGCAGCTTAAGCTTCATAGCTCCATACGCCAGCTTGATGCGCTTAGTCCGCTGAAGGTAATGGCGAGAGGATACGGGTTAGTTTATGAAGAGTCGGAGCAGCGCTTGGTCAAGTCAGTAGCAGATGTGAAGGCAGGGGATACCGTAAAGGTTAAACTAGCCGATGGGCAGATGACCTGCGAAGTATCGTCGTTGGAAGGAGAGAGCAGCAGTGGCAAAAAAGGAAGCAGCCGAGCTTAGTTTTGAACAGGCAATGGAGCAGCTTGACACGATTGTAGAAAAGCTGGAAAACGGCGATGTTCCGCTGGAAACAGCGATTGATTTATTTCAAGAGGGCATGCGTCTGTCGAAGCTGTGCAGTGGAAAGCTGGAGCAGGTGGAGCAGAAGATCGAGACACTTATTGAGACAGAACAGGGCTTTCAGAAAAAAACGTTTGCTCCACCGAGCGAAGACAAAGGAGAATAACGCTTGAGCGATACGGTTTTGGTAAAATCCTATTTGGCGCAATGCGCCGCCATCGTAGAGCAAGCACTGACCGAAGTGCTGCCTGCGCAGTGGCAGGTTCCGGATAAGCTCCGTGAATCCATGATGTATTCCCTTGAAGCAGGTGGAAAACGCTTGCGGCCCGCTCTTGTGCTTGCAGTGGCTGAGGCAATTAGCGGCAATGAAGATACGGTTAGCAAAGCTTTGCCTGTTGCATGCGCAATTGAATGCATACATACGTACTCCTTAATCCATGATGATTTGCCAGCGATGGATGATGATGATTATCGGCGCGGCAAGCTCACGAATCATAAGGTGTACGGAGAGGCGATGGCGATTTTGGCTGGTGACGCGCTGCTGACCCATGCGTTTCATTTAATTCCTAAAGCGGCAAAAGCTGGCGGTGTCAGTGCACAGGTTGCACTCGATATCGTGGAGGATTTGGCAATGCTCGCTGGAGCCAGAGGCATGGTAGGCGGGCAAGTAGCAGATATGCTGGGTGAGCAGGGCATCACGTCGCTTGCAGAGCTTGAATATATTCATTTGCACAAAACCGGAGATTTGGTTGTGTTCTCTGTTACAGCTGGCGCACGTATTGGCGGTGCTACAGAAGAGCAAATCAAGCTGCTCGAGCAATATGGCCGCAATATTGGGCTGGCTTTTCAAATTCAAGATGACATTCTAGATTTGATTGGCGATGAGAGCAAGCTTGGCAAGAAGACGAACAGCGATGTCGAGCAACAAAAAGTAACCTATCCCTTTCTGATGGGACTTGAGGAGAGCAAGGCTCAAGTAGAGCGTTTGACGCAGGACGCGAAGTCGGCTGTGCTTGAAGCAGGACTTGCAGCACCGGACAGACTGCTGCAAATCGCCGATTATCTGGTGCAGAGGGATCATTAATTCGCTCTAATGCCTTGGGGATTGGGAAAAAAACAATGCCTATGTTATAATAGTTTAAATATTTTGACGTCTATTGAACAGTGAAGGCTGCTGTTCGCGAAAGCGAGGAAGTACTGTGCTGCTTGAACATATAAACGGGCCTCAGGATTTAAAAGGGTTATCCAAGAAAGAGCTGGAGCAGCTTGCAAGCGAAGTGCGCCAGTTTCTCATTGAGAAGCTTTCCGTTACGGGTGGTCACCTTGCTTCCAATCTGGGAGTTGTGGAGCTAACGCTCGTTCTGCATTATTTATTTGACAGCCCGAATGACAAATTTGTATTTGATGTAGGCCATCAATCTTATGTCCATAAAATTTTAACAGGGCGCATGGATCGCTTTGATTCGTTGCGTCAATATAAAGGCATGTGCGGGTTTGTGAAACGCGACGAAAGCGAGCACGATGTGTGGGAAGCCGGACATAGCAGCACATCGCTGTCTGCAGCAATCGGCATGGCGATGGCGCGAGATTTTAAAGGCGAAGACAATCGCGTCGTAGCTGTCATTGGCGACGGAGCCTTGACTGGCGGAATGGCCTTCGAGGCGCTTAATCACATCGGCCATGAAAAGAAGAAAATGATTGTCGTGCTGAACGACAATGAGATGTCTATTGCGCCAAATGTCGGCGCGATGCATCAATATTTGGGCAAAATTCGCTCCGACCGCCATTACCAGAAAGCGAAGGAAGAGCTGCAGCATTTCTTGAACAAAATTCCTGCTGTCGGCGGCAAGCTGGCCAAGACGGCAGAAAAGTTTAAAGACAGCCTGAAATATTTGCTCGTAACGGGCATTCTTTTCGAACAATTCGGTCTTACTTATTTAGGACCGGTTGACGGGCATGATATGGAGCAGCTGCTTGATATTTTCCGTCAGGCTGATTCCGTTCCAGGTCCTGTTCTTGTGCATGTCGTGACGGTGAAAGGGAAAGGCTACTCTCCTGCTGAAGCAGATTCCCATAAATGGCATGGCATCTCCCCCTACAAAATCGAATCGGGCCAGGTCGTTAAGGCCGTAGGCTCGCCTATGTATACGCAAGTGTTTGGCGATGTGCTAATTGAGCTCGCAGAGAAGGATAAACGTATCATTGCGGTTACACCTGCTATGCCGGGTGGATCGGGATTAATGGAATTCGCAGCGCGTTTTCCCGGCCGCATGATCGATGTAGGTATTGCCGAGCAGCATGCGGCGACGATGTCTGCGGCACTTGCAATCGAAGGAATGAAGCCGGTATTTGCCGTTTATTCCACCTTCCTGCAAAGGGCTTATGACCAGGTTGTGCATGATATTTGCCGGCAGAACCTGAACGTTATTTTTGCTATCGACCGTGCAGGCTTTGTAGGTCCCGATGGAGAAACCCATCATGGCGTGTATGATATTCCCTTCCTGCGCCATGTGCCGAATCTGGTCTTAATGATGCCTAAGGATGAAAATGAGCTTCGCCGGATGATGAAGACGGCGGTTGATTATAATGATGGCCCGATTGCAGTCCGTTATCCGCGGATCAATGGACTCGGCGTAACGATTGATGCTGAACTTCTGCCGCTGCCTATAGGCTCATGGGAGACGGTTCGCGAAGGCGATTCAGCCGTTATTATTGCTATTGGCCCGATGCTTCAAGTAGCGGAAGAAGCAGCGGATCTGCTGAAGCGCGACGGCATGAATGTCCGCATTGTAAACGCCCGTTTTATTAAGCCGATGGATGAGAAAATGCTTCTGTCACTTGCTAATGAAGGTAAAAACATCATCGTCCTGGAAGAAGGCGCGGAGCTTGGCGGCTTGGGCAGTGCGATTCTTGAATTTTATTCGCTGCGCGGCATTTATGGTTTGCCGATTCGTATCGTTGGTATTCCGGACCAGTTTATCGAACATGGTTCCATTAAAGAACAGCGCGCTGAAGTTGGCCTGACAGGCGAACGGATAGCAGCTGAGCTTAAAAACATGCATCCTCGCAGTAAAATGCGTGTAACCGGACAGCATTAGAAGGCTAGGTAAAAGAATGACGACACCTAAAGAACGAATAGATGTGCTGCTCGTCGAGCGCGGTTTTTATGAAAGCAGGGAAAAGGCGAAGAAAGCGCTAATGGCAGGCCTTGTTCTGGTGGATAACGAACCGATAGACAAGAGCGGAATGAAAGTTGCCCGCACGGCGGATATTAAAGTAAAAGGGGCTATTCATGCCTATGTCAGTCGTGGGGGCTTAAAGCTGGAGAAGGCAATTCGCGCCTTTGAGCTGGATCTCGTTGGGCGTACGATGCTGGACATTGGTGCTTCAACAGGCGGCTTTACAGATTGTGCTTTGCAAAATGGAGCTCAATACGTCTATGCCATTGACGTCGGCTATAATCAGCTGGACTGGTCGCTTCGCCAAGACCCACGCGTGAACGTTATGGAGCGTGTTAACTTCCGTTATATGAAGCCTGAGGAGCTGCTGGGGCCCAAGCCTACTTTTGCTACCATTGATGTTTCGTTCATCTCATTGAAGCTCATTT from the Paenibacillus sp. BIHB 4019 genome contains:
- the accC gene encoding acetyl-CoA carboxylase biotin carboxylase subunit, which codes for MNFQKILIANRGEIAVRIIRACRELGITSVAVYSEADRDSLHVRLADEAYCIGPTLSKDSYLNLTNLMSVATITECDAIHPGYGFLAENANFAELCESCNITFIGPSPEAISKMGDKAVAKQTMQQANVPVIPGSEGIIDTMEEAVEVARQIGYPVIIKATAGGGGKGIRIADSEEMLVSQITTAQQEAQKSFGNAGVYLEKYLTGMKHVEVQIMADKHGNAVHLFERDCSVQRRRQKLVEEAPCPVLSPELREAMGQAAVRAALSVQYSGAGTLEFLLGPDGQFYFMEMNTRIQVEHPVTEMITNVDLIKEMISVAEGNPLSFKQEDLAINGWSIECRINAEDSERNFMPSPGHIPFYLAPGGTGVRVDSAVYPGYTISPHYDSMIAKLIVWGRTREEAIARMKRALSEFAIEGIKTTIPFHQKLLEHPKFIEGNFDIKFLEEYDVFHPEQAAAKAGDNL
- a CDS encoding polyprenyl synthetase family protein gives rise to the protein MSDTVLVKSYLAQCAAIVEQALTEVLPAQWQVPDKLRESMMYSLEAGGKRLRPALVLAVAEAISGNEDTVSKALPVACAIECIHTYSLIHDDLPAMDDDDYRRGKLTNHKVYGEAMAILAGDALLTHAFHLIPKAAKAGGVSAQVALDIVEDLAMLAGARGMVGGQVADMLGEQGITSLAELEYIHLHKTGDLVVFSVTAGARIGGATEEQIKLLEQYGRNIGLAFQIQDDILDLIGDESKLGKKTNSDVEQQKVTYPFLMGLEESKAQVERLTQDAKSAVLEAGLAAPDRLLQIADYLVQRDH
- the folD gene encoding bifunctional methylenetetrahydrofolate dehydrogenase/methenyltetrahydrofolate cyclohydrolase FolD; the protein is MSAHIILGKQISDLIREEIGADTASLKEKGVVPGLAVVLVGDDPASKVYVGSKEKACQQLGLYSEVHRLAESASEEEVLALIAKLNVQDNINGILVQLPLPKHINEKAVIDAIRVEKDVDGFHPESVGNLVIGDDSLLPCTPAGVIELIKRSGVNIAGKHAVVIGRSNIVGKPVAMLLLREHATVTICHSKTANMEEIAKQADILVVAIGKAKAIDSRFVKPGAVVIDVGINRLPDGKLAGDVDYEDCLETAGYITPVPGGVGPMTITMLIQNTIKAAKRANGIGE
- the xseA gene encoding exodeoxyribonuclease VII large subunit, which codes for MKEQPRVYSIKDINRYIRMKMDSDAVLGDVWLRGEISNFTHHSSGHMYFTLKDKDSRLKCVMFASHNQRLPFIPREGAKVMARGNISVYERDGNYQFYVSAMQPDGIGSLYLAFEQLKSKLEEEGLFAAERKRPIPRFPGAIGLITSPTGAAVRDMMITLQRRYPAARIYVYPVLVQGAQAAPSISHAIEAMNRFGEIDVLIVGRGGGSLEELWAFNEEQVARSIAASAIPIISAVGHETDYTIADFVADLRAATPTAAAELAVPHAAELEKHLSRQRQQLEQSLRQLIRSRKEQLARVRRSPFFLYPRKYLLEQAQRLDLLEERLRQRTQNAAHRGRSRLERLQATLAGHHPGQRVQFAASRLRGTSKRLEQIIQQTLQEKQLKLHSSIRQLDALSPLKVMARGYGLVYEESEQRLVKSVADVKAGDTVKVKLADGQMTCEVSSLEGESSSGKKGSSRA
- a CDS encoding DUF2273 domain-containing protein, whose protein sequence is MWREFWVHYGKRTIGAAAGLFFGFVYLFAGFWDMLVFMLLISIGYWIGKKKDLRQDPAARWQQVWSVLMERFRPFR
- a CDS encoding TlyA family RNA methyltransferase, with the protein product MTTPKERIDVLLVERGFYESREKAKKALMAGLVLVDNEPIDKSGMKVARTADIKVKGAIHAYVSRGGLKLEKAIRAFELDLVGRTMLDIGASTGGFTDCALQNGAQYVYAIDVGYNQLDWSLRQDPRVNVMERVNFRYMKPEELLGPKPTFATIDVSFISLKLILPALAGLIDPGSGVMALIKPQFEAGRDKVGKSGVIRDSKVHAEVLSHVTLAAAEMGYTLRDLSFSPITGGEGNIEFLAYWIWDNQPNQQVPDDAAIMELVKQASSTFSAEKQ
- a CDS encoding Asp23/Gls24 family envelope stress response protein; this translates as MSTTATEYEKTDIGVIQIAPEVIEVIAGLATVEVPGVAGMSGGFAGGIAEMLGRKNLSKGVKVDVGQREAAIDVSIIVEYGNRIPEIASEIQRNVKRSIETMTGLHVIEVNVHIHDVHFKAAEKPVEEDQLLRVK
- the xseB gene encoding exodeoxyribonuclease VII small subunit, translating into MEQLDTIVEKLENGDVPLETAIDLFQEGMRLSKLCSGKLEQVEQKIETLIETEQGFQKKTFAPPSEDKGE
- the dxs gene encoding 1-deoxy-D-xylulose-5-phosphate synthase, with protein sequence MLLEHINGPQDLKGLSKKELEQLASEVRQFLIEKLSVTGGHLASNLGVVELTLVLHYLFDSPNDKFVFDVGHQSYVHKILTGRMDRFDSLRQYKGMCGFVKRDESEHDVWEAGHSSTSLSAAIGMAMARDFKGEDNRVVAVIGDGALTGGMAFEALNHIGHEKKKMIVVLNDNEMSIAPNVGAMHQYLGKIRSDRHYQKAKEELQHFLNKIPAVGGKLAKTAEKFKDSLKYLLVTGILFEQFGLTYLGPVDGHDMEQLLDIFRQADSVPGPVLVHVVTVKGKGYSPAEADSHKWHGISPYKIESGQVVKAVGSPMYTQVFGDVLIELAEKDKRIIAVTPAMPGGSGLMEFAARFPGRMIDVGIAEQHAATMSAALAIEGMKPVFAVYSTFLQRAYDQVVHDICRQNLNVIFAIDRAGFVGPDGETHHGVYDIPFLRHVPNLVLMMPKDENELRRMMKTAVDYNDGPIAVRYPRINGLGVTIDAELLPLPIGSWETVREGDSAVIIAIGPMLQVAEEAADLLKRDGMNVRIVNARFIKPMDEKMLLSLANEGKNIIVLEEGAELGGLGSAILEFYSLRGIYGLPIRIVGIPDQFIEHGSIKEQRAEVGLTGERIAAELKNMHPRSKMRVTGQH
- a CDS encoding acetylglutamate kinase, yielding MYRYYPAHPHQMAKSLHPVCWTSSSMELNRKLRTLWVQHVYWTRLTVNSIVDRLGDEQATTARLLRNPTDFAAALEPLYGKVIAARFAELLREHLVIAAELVKALQAGDNAAAADAQKRWYMNAEAIADFLGQINPYWSKEEWKRMLDEHLRLLTGEVAARLAKNYEQNVALGDPIEAQAMGMADVMTNGIIRQFPSLFSN
- the accB gene encoding acetyl-CoA carboxylase biotin carboxyl carrier protein; translation: MFKLSEIKELIKLVDQTSVHELEIENEGTRLLIRKPGKTEVVNVQAAPLTHTYSQQPAPVYTQAPAIEPASQSTASETPAARAASENLHQITSPMVGTFYSSPSPDAAVFVKPGDRVSEKSVVCILEAMKLMNELEAEVRGEIVEVLVTNGQLVEYGQPLFLVKPE
- the amaP gene encoding alkaline shock response membrane anchor protein AmaP, whose translation is MFRIVDKLLLFIYSIVIGAASIMIACIGFNWISKRALLTALDRMFEQPSIQISVMIAGIVLFLLSLRFFIVSLHRGSAAPPSIDQRTDFGDIRISIETIENLALKAASKRRGVKDLRARIRTSDSGLDIVLRVFVDGESSIPTLTEEIQLAVKSHIEDITGIPVSNVTVFVANVIQTGMYKSRVE
- the nusB gene encoding transcription antitermination factor NusB; this encodes MKRRLAREIAVSSLYQMEMNEVTADEAVDMLLEEAHSANEIGAEPGDIGNTDDDFVRQLVMGVAERKAAIDDMLQDHLTGWQVDRLSRVDRQVLRLACFEMVFSNDVPPKAVINEAIELAKHFGTEESGKFVNGVLGKLISGLEQLKAEPDHTN